In the Colletotrichum lupini chromosome 4, complete sequence genome, TCCTCCAAAAAGGGACAAAGCGAGAGAGAACAGAACAAACTCACGTCACGGTGTAGATGAAATGCGGCCTCTTGCCATTCTTCTCATCCCACCCAGCCAAAACCTCCTCCAACCCGCCAGGTCCGTTGGCAATCATGCCGCCGTCGTCCATCTCGACCGGCACGACCTGGATGCCCCGCGGCAGCGCCTGCGACAGGACCTGGCTGTACACAAAGACCTCGCACAGCATACCGGGCCGCTCCGCGGCAGCGTCCTTCGCGGGGCTCCACGGGTTCGTGATGAGCTCCAGCGTCTTGGAGAAGCCGTCGGTCGCGCCGCAGCTGAGAATCACCTCGGGTCCGCCGAGGTACGGCACGTCCGGGTGCAGGTGGTCCCGCGTGAACTGGCGGATGAAGGACCGGAGGGGCGGGTATCCCTCTGCCGTGCCGTACTGCAGCGCCGTGGCGACGTCGATGCGGCGGAGCGGGTCGCGGTCGTCGTCGGTGCCGGGAACGGTGACGTGCCGGGAGGCCTTGACATCTTTTTCCTTGTCCTGGCccgcgacggcggcggcggcggcggcggtgcccCGGATCGGGAGGGTGGTGGTGTTGCCGGTGATGCCATCATCGGGGATCGGAGACGGTTCCCATCGTTCGGGCTTCGCGGCCTGTGCCTCGAGGGTGTCGAACGGGAACAGGCTCGAATGCGGCAGGCCTACAATCGGGGTTCCGAAAAAGTGTCAGCGATTCATGCTTTGTCCGGGGTACCAAGGTTTGGCCGAGATCGGGATTGCGAATATCATTGGAGCGTTGACGCGCGATCCCGCATGTATACGTGATGAGCACGCAACGCAAGGTGCACATTACGGCATATATTGCGGCATCCTTCCCGTCTCACTGCAAGACGGGTAGGACAGATTGCGACAGCCCAAGTCTACCTCTTTGATGCCGTGCAACCTTCAAGGTGAAGCAACATAAGAGAGTGGTAACGAAAAGGAAAAAAGTGCTGTTGTAAGACTCaagtaaagaaaagagaaaaTCCAAGGGGTGAAATTGTGGTTTTCGGGTTTCTCTTACTAACCTCCAGCTAGGTTCCCAATGCCAGGAATCTCAAAGTACTTGTAATACTCCTTCATCTTGCTGGGCTCACGCCTCTTCGTGACCTCGGAGAAGTGGTGCTCCAGGCTCAAGGGCGCCTTCTTGGATGAGCTGTCCATGGTGGCTGCCGACATGGTGATTGACGTTGGTACGGCGATACAATCGATGGTGACGGGGATGATGGTGATGCTGCTAGCTGTCGCGTGCCTCGGCGGAGATAAGGTCTATACGATACCGTGGACGAATTGCGCTGGACAACTCAATGTTGATAGTTGAGTTCTGTAATGTGAAGTGCGGTATACCAAAGTCTCAAGAGCCACCAACAAGACTATGAATCAAAAGCCAAGGAGGGGAAGATGCGAACGGACTTTGAAAGATAAGAAGTGTTGAGAAGTAGGTAGGCAAAAGGTACCGAGAGAGAGCAAGCAACCGAATGAATGACAGTTCCGTGTCCGCCGTACCCCAGTCCACCACTACCCCCTCGGACGGCTCCTCAACCCCGGGATTACAAATCGTCATCCATCTTTCCAACGTGGAGTTTTGTGTGTGTGAGTGAGTGCCCCGATAAGGAAGCTCAAGAACTACTTGTTGATAAGGCCAAGCCAAGAGAGCGCCCCGACTCGCCCGGTGGCTCTCCGCGGTGAGTGAGTGGGTAGGGGGGTACGTATCCATAAGGTCCAGTAGTCCGTATTGGCGGGTGCGGACTTTCTAGACGGTGAACCACACAAAACGAGGAGAAGGAATGTGGCGGCCAAGCGAGTTCGGACTATCACCGATGCTTTGGTAAGTTGGCGTTTGGCGTCTGGGAGGCTTGGGACAAGGGTCTGGGCTAGCGAGCCGGGTCGACCCCGGCCTTCCACGCGCGGCAAACTACCATTTCTCCCGATCTCCCGAAACTCTACGTCTGAAAGTTCATGTTTCCCTCAACGTCGCGTGCATGTCACTACAAAGTCTAAAAAGATGCAAATTGAACTCCCATCAAAATCATAAACCTGAACAAAGACAATCTGATTATCATGAAGCTGTATCTTGCTTCAACATCGAGAGCTCTAACCAGCTAATGTGTAGGAGAGCTTCGATGCTAGACGGCCGTACAAATACAACAAGGAATCGTCATCTCTAACCATCCATTTTTTCCTGCTCTCCCTCCAAACAATCATGCATGGGCTTCATGACCTCCAGATCCCTCGATCCTCTTTCGCATCCCAAGAACGCCTTGCTAAAATCATACAACGGGCTAACCTCCTGAGACATACGCGTCCGCGTAATCCACAAGTCTCCTGCTTCCTCTCCATCCTCTTTACAAGTCTTCTTACAAGTACGGCATCCACAGCGCATCGCATTGCGCCAAGTTCATGGGGTTGACTGCCTTGGCGACGAGGTCAATGACCGTCTGGTTGGCAGGCAAGTTGCCGACGGGGCTCTGTGCCAGGCTCACGGCCCGCTTGACCACTGAGTCGCTGTTCACTTGCACCGATTCGCGGAGCTGGTTCTCCGTCATTTGCACCGTCCGGTGGGAGCTCGTGAACCAGAAAATCATTTCATCGCGCACGAAGAGCGTAAGGGCGTGCTCCAGCTCGTACTCGGGCTCTGTGAGGCATCGTGCGATGGCCATAAGAGCACAGCTGAAGATGCCCTCTGTCGCCAGTGGGCCCATGAGCGTCTGGAGGTTGGGAGTCAGGCGGAATGGCACCGGCTCCGGGTTGTGGAAGAAGGGCTTCGCAGCGCTCATGTACGCCATGAGCTCCGAGCCCCAGATATTTCCAGATCCACGAGCAATGTTAATCTTCTGCGGGTAACGGTTGTGCATGTACAGAATGTACGTCATAAAAGTGAGTGACGCAAGCTGGTATGAGAACTGTCTGCGGAACAGCCAGAACTCGGTAAAGTCGGGGAAGGCCTTCTGGAAGTAGTCCAGGGCCAGGTTTTGTGGCACCCACTTCTCCTGGATGGCATGGAACACCTCCAGACGGGCGGTTGCGCTTTGCTCAGCATGCTTCTGTGAAAAATTGTTAGGTTTTGTCATTCGCTCTCTGATGGGACTACTTACCGAATTCTTCGTGTCAAGTACGCCGCGTAGCTTCTCCATGGTAAATAACACAGGATCGTCCTTGGACATGCCGTGGCGTCTGCAGTGGTCCTCATATACGCTCTGGAGGGTGATGTATGAGGTGTCTTCCTGCACAATGCGGATGTGAGGTGCAAGAGGAACCATCAATGGCAGAGTGAACTGAAGGTCTCGGCGGCGACTCTCCTTTCTTCTACCCAACGTCTGGTTGAGCTGTCTGAAGAGCTGCAGGATACGCTCCTCGCGACGGCAGTGTCTCGCAGCTGGGTGTTGAACAGCCCACGAGTGAATGCTTCCATCGTGACCGCGCATCTGGAGACGACGGTATGAGGCACTGATCGACCGCACCAGATCGACATTGGGCAAGAAGCGCTCAATGCGGATAAAGTCTTGGTTCTTATCCTTGTGCTGCAGGTATTGGCCAGGGATCTCGACATCATCGAACCTCTGGTAACGGAATTCGGAGAGGTGCGGCGAGAATGCCTCCAGCGAGACGCGGGTCGTTCTGCGATCAAGCTTCTCCTCAAACTTGTTGCGCCAACGGCGGAGCTTATGAATGTACTCGTACATGGTCGGTTTGACAGTAACAAAATCGGCCTCGAACGACTTCTTGATGTGAGCTGGAAGAATCGTCTCGGCGAAGCGTGTGATGTTGGTCTCCGTGGCAGAGGGAAGCTTGACGTCCTTGGCGAACGATGAAGGCATGCGGCTGACGTACGCTAGCGCGTCATTAAGCAGAGCAACGATGAGACGGTACGCATCCTCATCGGGCGGACACTTGAAGTGCTTCTGAATCTGGTCCACCATGGTCTCCATAGACAGGGCGAGAAGGGGGAAGGCGGTCTTCAGAGCGCTCATAATCTCCTCGGTGAGTTCCCATGGCGGCTTCTTCTGACCGGCGGTTGACTGGTCTCCGCCAGCAGCTGCGCCATTGGCCTGAGCAGCCGGAGTGCCGTTGGCGTCGTTGCCTTCGGTCTTAACGGAGGCATTCGCGTCGCCGCCGCTAGCAGTACCAGGCCTCGAACCAGAAGCATCCGGCTTGGGAACGCCGTCTTGCTTGGGTTGTTGAGGCGAGGCGCTGGGCTTACCATTGGACACCGTCGATTGGGCACGCTGGCGGGCCTTCTCCTTGGCTTCCTGGTTCTTCTTGATGACAAGCATGTCTTCTCTGTTGGTTCGCAGTTGGAAGTAAAGCGCTTGAGGGTACGACCTGGCAATCTTGCTTAGGATCTGGTGGACCCTAGGTGCTTCCTTGTGGCCAAGACCAGTGAGCAACTGAGGAATGTAGGTGATCCAGTACCAGACAGGAGTCTCGCCCTTGAAGTCGTCGAAGCCAGCTGCTATAGAGCCGTTGGCATCGTCTAGACTGAGCAGCCACAAGATGCGAGCAATGAGCTTGCGTGATTTGGCGTTCTTGTAACTTCCGGCGGCTTGCAGGTACGACGTAAGTGCCTGACGGGCCGAGTTGATATCAGTCGGATCCTCCTTGTACTTGCGCTCGTTAAAATAACCCCATTCGGCCCAAGCCTTGGCAGCGGTAATATCGAAGTACAGGGCTGTGCCGTATGCCGAATCGGCCTCTTCCTTCTGCTTGAGTTTCTCGAGGAACATGCCCTTCAGTGTGTAGAATTCGGCTTTCTGGGGCGGGTTGAAGTAGTTCAGATTCGTGTTGTTAATAACGTCCAATCCGCTTGTAAGCTCATCGGGATTCTCATAATGGCACTTAGCCTGCTCTCGTAGCTTGAGGAAGGCTTCTTGGATCTCGATATTCGGAAGTGTGTAGATCCTGCTCAGCTGTGTGATGCAAACCTCCGGCAGGCTGTGCTTGCGAGCGACGTGTGCGAAGCGGTTGATAATCCAGGCAGTCTCATGATATCCACGGTAGGCAAACGAGGCACCACTGGCGTTTTGCCCGCCTCCTTGAGGGAGCAGCTGGAGGTACGTCTGGTTGATGAGGCCAAAGATATGCTGGCGCCAGGTTACTAGGTCTTGCCAGGCAGTGATGTCGTCCCAGACGTTGGGCAGACGATCGCGCCATGCACCAAGCAGGAGCTTGAGTTCTCCACTCTTAACATCCAAGTTGGACTGATTGGTGCTAGCCAAGCTGTTGCAGATCACGCTGGCGTCGTGCAGTTCGACCAACTGCTGGAAGTTCTGAAGCAAAGGAATGTGTGCCTTGGTGAGCTGCTTCGGCAGCTGGTGCCACTTCCGGATAGAAAGTTGAATGGCTTCGTCGCACGACTTGGCAAAGTCTTGGGGCGTCTCTTGCTTGTTGTAGAACTTGAGAAGGGACATGAAGGCCTGGAAGAAGGCACGTCGAGGCGTCGGAGCGTCCATAACGCCCTTGATAAGGTTGTCGAGCGCCTCACGATGCTCCTGTGTCTGCCACATCTCAGTATTGTTCCTCCAAGCGCACTCTAGAAGCAAGTCCTGGAAGTTCTCGTGCTTGGCGAAATCTTGGAGAATCTCCCATTGCTGCAGCTTCTGCGCACACAAGACCCAGTGATCTTCCCACAGAACATATTCTCCTTGAGAGAAGGGGATGACACCCGTTCGAGCCTTGATCTGAGCGGCCTCGTACATCTTCTGGGCCTTGTCCCACATTCCGTTTTGCTCATAGGACAACGCGGCATTTGTCTCCACAAACTGGCACCGCCTACGCCACGTGCCGTAGAAAAGATCGTCTTCTTGTAGAGAAGCATACAGCTCGACAAGTGCATCAAGGTTGCTTTCACGAACAGTTGCCGATTCGATCTCTGGCTTGATGGCCGCATTCTCAAGCTGAACAAGCGCGGTATACCACGCATCGTACGTCTTGGCCTCGTACTTGAGAACATGCGGCGGAATCTTGCAATCAGGCCAAGCCTTGGCCGCACCCTCCAGAAGGGATTGTACCACGTTCGGCCGCTTGTCGATCTGGCGACTGTGATAGTCCTTAGTGAGGAGAGCTACCATGCCACGCTCAAGATCAGTGCGTTCTTCCTTCATCGTCGCAGACCAGTAGATAGGGAACAAGGCGATCCAAAGCTGATGAGCGAGGGTGTTGTCGACGTGCTGAAGCTGAACAAGAGGCTCGATAAGGTCTCGAACCTTGACCTCGCCAAGCTCGCTCATAAAACGTCGGTGAGCAGTTACTAAGTTGTCAAGCTTGTCATCCGCCATACTGGTGGGCTCTCTGTTGTCCTTGGCATGAATTGAGAAGAGCTGGGTGAGCGGCATTGTCTTGAAGTCTTCCTGATGCAGCTGAATAGGGCTGTTCAGCTCAACCGCACCAAGGAGAAGATGCGATGCTTGTGCCAACCAATAGCTGTCGGCCAGAGTATCCCAGTTCTGAGAGGTCAGAACATAGGCAAGACGTGCGCTGGCAGTCTTTGAAAGACTCTTGTCGAATATAGCCATAAATCGGTTGCGCATGTCTACATCTTGAGCGCGTGTGCCGATTAGGAAAGCATGCTCCATGCGAACAGTCAACTCGGTACGGGTAATCTTGGGATCCTCGTAGATGCGAATGACCAACTCAAGGAACTTCGTCAACATGGTCGAGTCCTGACGATGCTCAAAGGACAACATCTTGTGGAGGACTGCAGTCTTTTCCTTGAGCGTAGGCCAGGTGCCTTCAGAACGGAACACCCAGCCTTCCACCATGTTGAGGATCTCCTCACATAGAGGGATATGCATAGATTTCTCTACCAGCGTCGCGAGAACACTGAGGAAAGGTCGTCGGTTGTCACCTAGAACTTCCATTCGCAGTGCAACGACCTGGATAGCCTTGGTCATGAGGGCAGTCGAAACCTCAAGATCGTACGTAGACATTTCTCCCGTTGGAGTGTTTGCATCCTGGGTCCGAGGCTGCCCAGCCTGATGATTGGCGACGGCTGTGTAATGCTGAACATGTTCACGTGCCAACTTGCTCTGCAGAGCCTTCATGAGGACTGGGATGTGTTGGTCAATGACGGAGGGCTTGCGGTTACCCAAGGACCACAGAATGTTGACTCCAGATCCATAGTGACCTGCCGCCATAGCCTCGCCCGCAATTGATGACAAAGAGTTGATAATCTCAGAGTTTTGCGACTCCGTCTCACCCTCAGCGTCGGCGTCCTCCATCGGCACGTCCTCAGGAACAGCATCGAGCACCCTCTGGATGATTGACTTGAGGTCGCGGTCATCATCGTACTTCTTGTCCGCAAGGTGCAAGCAATCCTGCAACTCAGGATTCTCGCTCTTAAGAACCTTGTCGAGAACTTTCTGGACCGATGGCATGTTCTTGGCAATCCATTCATCTGGCTTGGAGTTCAAGATGATGCGAACAACCTGAAGAGTGTTGATGATGTTTGTGATGAACTTCTCATCAAACTTCTCGTCAGAAGGATCCGCTGCGAGGAAATTCTGCGTCTTATCGCTGGCCAACACAACATCGGTGACATTGGGGTAGAGGTCGATATCCAGATCGCCCCAGTACTGGGGCTGAACTAGGTTGTAAAACAGGCTCATAGCCTTCTTGCACAACTCGGTAGACGTAGGCGGCATGGCGGGGCCGTTTGTAGAAGCATTGTCTCTTGCCTTGGTGGACGGCAATTGGTACCGCTCGTTCAGCTGAGCAATGAATTCGACCAGATACTTGATCATTTTCTGGCGCGCCATAGCCGCAATTTGATAGTCGTTACCGCCCAGACTTTGTCTGACAGTAGGAGGTGACGACATAGGCTGGTCCCCATTGTCCAACTTGCGCTTCTTAGACGTCGGTGACTCGGATATGGAACGCGACACTGCGTCTCCCTTGCCCTCAACACGACGTTGCTCCCAGAGCCAGATGAGCCACATCATGTTGAGAGCGAGCTTCTTCGACTCGTTCGAAGGGTTAGGTGGTGCAGCAACTTTCCTCAGAGACGAGATTATGAGCATAGCGTACTTATCTCTCGACTCATAAAACAAGTCAGGATGCCTGACCAAGAAGTGGAAGATGCTAGTCATTTGCTGCACATTCTGACCTTCATCGGCAAGGATCTTTCTAGGAGCCAGCGCCCAGCCCGCATTACGATCATGAGCCTGTGTTCCCAGTCGCTTGGGCAGAACGGGAGCAATTAGCTCTAGAGCCTGTGTTACCAATGCTCGTCCCTCATTCTGGTTTGCTCTCAGGAGTGAGAGGTACACCTGCGTGACAATCTTCACCGGCGTCTCATATAGCGCGATGAAGTAGGCGATGACAACGTAGGCGGCGTGCTTGTTGATGACATCGTCCAGTCGGATTAAGGTCCAGCAACTCTTAATGATGTCCTTCCTAGCCTCCTGGAAAATGGTGGAGTGGTACTTGACCAACATCGCTGACAGCTGGAGAACCTCAAACTTGGTGTGGTCGATGCCTGGCTGCAGGAGATCGTCGTTGTCATGTTGGCTGGCATCTTGGTGCAACTTCCATATCTTCGCATTAACAGCATCGATGATGGTCTTGTCCATAAATCGACCCTTTGTCTGCGGCGGCAGGCTCCAGTTGCGCTGCACGTCCATGGCGACGATCGGGTTGACAATGTAGTGCAGCAAGAAACACTTCATTTTCTGAGTGATGTTCTTCTGAGGGTAGGCGTCAAGGCATCTGAGAACCGTCGTTTTCCAGAACTCTGGCGAATCGCTACTAACGATGTTCTTGTAAATGTAGGCGATCAGAGGCTGCGAGGCACGAAGGTCATCAGTCGTGACTGAATCTACCAGGCTGAAGAGTGACTCGAGGTCTTTGGGGTTGCGTTCCAACGACTTGATGAAGATTGACATCAGCTGGTCTGACGCCTGGCACGCCGGAAGTCTCAAGTTGGGTGCGAGAGTATGGGCCCGCATCTGCTTCTCCAGCTCTTTGCCAACTTGCTTCAACCAGGTCAAGTGCTCCTTCTTCTCTAGCCAAGTGTCTGTTCCAGGTGACAGGGTGAGAGAATAGAGAATGTGAACGGCATTGACGACGGTGACGAGCTTGCTGTCCTTATTTTGCGAAAGCGCGTTGTTGCAGAAGTCAATTAGGGCTTGAACGTTGGAAGACACCGTTTCTCTGAGGGGGCCGCTCTCCGGGTTACGGATCACTTGTGAGATGAAGCGTCCGTACTTGAGATCTTCAAGCTTAGGCAGAATGAAGTTCCAAACCTCGTTGGGGTATCGGTTGATGAACTTATACAACGGTGCTCGGAAGGGACTTTCGTGGGTTCGGCGCAGCTTCTCCTCTAGCTCCAATGCCAGGTCAATGAGACGTTGCTTGAAGCCCTCTGCCTGTGGCGGCAAGAGGTGGAAGATGTTGAAGACGGCAGCGATGACCTTCA is a window encoding:
- a CDS encoding FAT domain-containing protein, yielding MSGTTIDDVVKRLSSPDTGTERTPRANAMRSIPRTWNPAVVEAHHLSLDHYTNGTIYPPFLKRMVPIFLTILRGPCIFQSNSPEQKLRTCILEVLNRLPATPSPTEPFEPYAEEVVDLLMQLVRTDNEENATLCVKIISDVMRHQHKVLQGKVQAFLNLIQELFEQMEKVVREQLDNTSLSTASNSGAPSTPGSSQTNFQSPRPGSPVASVTDLGPDPQQQNRLLLKGMQSFKVLSECPIIVVSVFQVYRNTVASNVKAFVPLIKGFLCLQASAQKQAHADAKARGQIFTGVSPLIKNRAAFGEFITAQVKTMSFLAYLLRQYSQQLTDFLPTLPEIVVRLLQDCPREKSSARKELLVAIRHIINFNFRKIFLPKIDELLDEKTLIGDGLTVYETMRPDSLTPEQIRKTVEVYTKNLQDNFPGTSFQTMSAKLLLNMAECIAKMPNKVDARHYLIMILNAIGDKFVAMNRQYPNAVKLSKLYAQQAADGTQDSYLADKDHPPDWDETDIFTAMPIKTSNPRDRGADPVVDNKFLFKNLMNGLKNTFYQLRTCNVNNVIDVQNAPQHWQDVAYGFTAEEVNVIVKLFREGAYVFRYYEIEKPATESQYMSPVEYMANFYMVSSSKEEKELLETFATVFHCIDPATFHEVFQQEIPHLYDMIFEHTGLLHIPQFFLASEATSPSFCGMLLRFLMERIDQVGSADVKKSSILLRLFKLAFMAVTLFANQNEQVLLPHVVDIVTKSIELSTKAEEPMNYFLLLRSLFRSIGGGKFEHLYKQILPLLEMLLDVLNNLLMAARKPAERDLYVELCLTVPARLSNLLPHLSFLMRPLVVALRANTDLVGQGLRTLELCVDNLTADYLDPIMAPVIDELMTALFDHLKPHPYSHFHAHTTMRILGKLGGRNRKFMTDAQPLNYKDYADDPTRFDLRLIGSKKDRAFPAETGVDFAIRKLMEQPKAGKGNQARQYDGYYKKQSFHFIKSQLKMRIGFENLPDDMPRLLRLQAQDLAARRIDFDFSVFTTHDRERSIPKKDEQDDLLKRLLKAVMFAESLPDFKEEAQAFLMNLCKHFTIIEVGRALVDVKRTYSPFDPNAGEGPLFIDTRVLSDAIVESLASDHPEVRESAQRAIREVYDSATTILGNEQSVARLPLFNNLSTTFCHGCYEEEWFTKTGGSLGINFLLNELDLGDQWVASKQIEFIRSLMYVIKDMPQDLPEKTRRSAQVTLETLLHKITKNIKKEDAMPQQNPGQPPQQRSRLAQICMQFNTELAHMNRHVRETAKRSLELIAKAAGCAVWELIEPYKERFLQPIYSKPLRALPFPIQIGYIDAMTYHMTLRKEWVTFDDNLTRLLMESLALADASDESLANKPGEFRTHEYIVNLRVACINILSTATSFEEFAPLKQGSHPTRSKIVSVFFKCLYSDSKATIDAANSALKNTLEAHQKLPKDLLQGGLRPVLASLQDPKKLSTHGLDNLGRLLKLLTTYFKVEIGARLLDHVKVLAEPSTLQQLSFTFFEQNGPMKVIAAVFNIFHLLPPQAEGFKQRLIDLALELEEKLRRTHESPFRAPLYKFINRYPNEVWNFILPKLEDLKYGRFISQVIRNPESGPLRETVSSNVQALIDFCNNALSQNKDSKLVTVVNAVHILYSLTLSPGTDTWLEKKEHLTWLKQVGKELEKQMRAHTLAPNLRLPACQASDQLMSIFIKSLERNPKDLESLFSLVDSVTTDDLRASQPLIAYIYKNIVSSDSPEFWKTTVLRCLDAYPQKNITQKMKCFLLHYIVNPIVAMDVQRNWSLPPQTKGRFMDKTIIDAVNAKIWKLHQDASQHDNDDLLQPGIDHTKFEVLQLSAMLVKYHSTIFQEARKDIIKSCWTLIRLDDVINKHAAYVVIAYFIALYETPVKIVTQVYLSLLRANQNEGRALVTQALELIAPVLPKRLGTQAHDRNAGWALAPRKILADEGQNVQQMTSIFHFLVRHPDLFYESRDKYAMLIISSLRKVAAPPNPSNESKKLALNMMWLIWLWEQRRVEGKGDAVSRSISESPTSKKRKLDNGDQPMSSPPTVRQSLGGNDYQIAAMARQKMIKYLVEFIAQLNERYQLPSTKARDNASTNGPAMPPTSTELCKKAMSLFYNLVQPQYWGDLDIDLYPNVTDVVLASDKTQNFLAADPSDEKFDEKFITNIINTLQVVRIILNSKPDEWIAKNMPSVQKVLDKVLKSENPELQDCLHLADKKYDDDRDLKSIIQRVLDAVPEDVPMEDADAEGETESQNSEIINSLSSIAGEAMAAGHYGSGVNILWSLGNRKPSVIDQHIPVLMKALQSKLAREHVQHYTAVANHQAGQPRTQDANTPTGEMSTYDLEVSTALMTKAIQVVALRMEVLGDNRRPFLSVLATLVEKSMHIPLCEEILNMVEGWVFRSEGTWPTLKEKTAVLHKMLSFEHRQDSTMLTKFLELVIRIYEDPKITRTELTVRMEHAFLIGTRAQDVDMRNRFMAIFDKSLSKTASARLAYVLTSQNWDTLADSYWLAQASHLLLGAVELNSPIQLHQEDFKTMPLTQLFSIHAKDNREPTSMADDKLDNLVTAHRRFMSELGEVKVRDLIEPLVQLQHVDNTLAHQLWIALFPIYWSATMKEERTDLERGMVALLTKDYHSRQIDKRPNVVQSLLEGAAKAWPDCKIPPHVLKYEAKTYDAWYTALVQLENAAIKPEIESATVRESNLDALVELYASLQEDDLFYGTWRRRCQFVETNAALSYEQNGMWDKAQKMYEAAQIKARTGVIPFSQGEYVLWEDHWVLCAQKLQQWEILQDFAKHENFQDLLLECAWRNNTEMWQTQEHREALDNLIKGVMDAPTPRRAFFQAFMSLLKFYNKQETPQDFAKSCDEAIQLSIRKWHQLPKQLTKAHIPLLQNFQQLVELHDASVICNSLASTNQSNLDVKSGELKLLLGAWRDRLPNVWDDITAWQDLVTWRQHIFGLINQTYLQLLPQGGGQNASGASFAYRGYHETAWIINRFAHVARKHSLPEVCITQLSRIYTLPNIEIQEAFLKLREQAKCHYENPDELTSGLDVINNTNLNYFNPPQKAEFYTLKGMFLEKLKQKEEADSAYGTALYFDITAAKAWAEWGYFNERKYKEDPTDINSARQALTSYLQAAGSYKNAKSRKLIARILWLLSLDDANGSIAAGFDDFKGETPVWYWITYIPQLLTGLGHKEAPRVHQILSKIARSYPQALYFQLRTNREDMLVIKKNQEAKEKARQRAQSTVSNGKPSASPQQPKQDGVPKPDASGSRPGTASGGDANASVKTEGNDANGTPAAQANGAAAGGDQSTAGQKKPPWELTEEIMSALKTAFPLLALSMETMVDQIQKHFKCPPDEDAYRLIVALLNDALAYVSRMPSSFAKDVKLPSATETNITRFAETILPAHIKKSFEADFVTVKPTMYEYIHKLRRWRNKFEEKLDRRTTRVSLEAFSPHLSEFRYQRFDDVEIPGQYLQHKDKNQDFIRIERFLPNVDLVRSISASYRRLQMRGHDGSIHSWAVQHPAARHCRREERILQLFRQLNQTLGRRKESRRRDLQFTLPLMVPLAPHIRIVQEDTSYITLQSVYEDHCRRHGMSKDDPVLFTMEKLRGVLDTKNSKHAEQSATARLEVFHAIQEKWVPQNLALDYFQKAFPDFTEFWLFRRQFSYQLASLTFMTYILYMHNRYPQKINIARGSGNIWGSELMAYMSAAKPFFHNPEPVPFRLTPNLQTLMGPLATEGIFSCALMAIARCLTEPEYELEHALTLFVRDEMIFWFTSSHRTVQMTENQLRESVQVNSDSVVKRAVSLAQSPVGNLPANQTVIDLVAKAVNPMNLAQCDALWMPYLESRKKWMVRDDDSLLYLYGRLASKLSYTLAGKHELSDVEFREIGRNGSLPRVEGRGRPGSLAQTLVPSLPDAKRQLTKASVIKVRTRQYGLLDLMDTYPPTHSLTAESHRASRGALLAWPYQQVVLELPYRGTHSHTQNSTLERWMTICNPGVEEPSEGVVVDWGTADTELSFIRLLALSRYLLPTYFSTLLIFQNFGIPHFTLQNSTINIEFSITIIPVTIDCIAVPTSITMSAATMDSSSKKAPLSLEHHFSEVTKRREPSKMKEYYKYFEIPGIGNLAGGLPHSSLFPFDTLEAQAAKPERWEPSPIPDDGITGNTTTLPIRGTAAAAAAVAGQDKEKDVKASRHVTVPGTDDDRDPLRRIDVATALQYGTAEGYPPLRSFIRQFTRDHLHPDVPYLGGPEVILSCGATDGFSKTLELITNPWSPAKDAAAERPGMLCEVFVYSQVLSQALPRGIQVVPVEMDDGGMIANGPGGLEEVLAGWDEKNGKRPHFIYTVTMGHNPTSGILSVKRRKEIYAIASKYDIIIVEDDPYWYLQYPSAVVEEAKSRGLEVCPSPPTYKPTKSSGYQFLDSLTPSFLSIDTDGRVIRLDTFSKTIAPGCRMGWITAQPAIIERLLRITEVTTQQPSGFVQSTVAELIMGDQPPAARSAFAALTSRQKQTFEGWKMDGWVRWLAGLRGVYERRMNRMCTILDEGSIQLKQSTPRSADDADWGVVSKTQLYEFAWPRGGMFIWLKLRLETHPLWMATGGERIPLLDGERLSTALMFFATKKPYRVLVSPGLIFSATPAIRAERGWAYFRLCFAAETEENVDLCAQRLADAIQRFWRIKKVEEVEDLLGDFFMFQGGDEEGLEGFGNLGSLMGC